Proteins encoded together in one Cenarchaeum symbiont of Oopsacas minuta window:
- a CDS encoding 6-pyruvoyltetrahydropterin synthase — translation MTAESKIVSSDRRYLDKHDNLLNTRTELAVAQMLEFLGHKYEYGHKENIDGTEFIVDFKTEKGLIEVIDGNADIEKYKKIKETCPGVKIMGIGHPKYASQLKELDDVVFYDQKHQQTGSIFLEDQSFTFDYSHILPLVEKCSILHGHTSAVMVELAGEMKNNLLLDFDEAKRIIKDVMHVFDHKFFINKKYVQNETDDMYEIKFDGPKGSFDLKIPKHNTYILNGEATVENLSTEIIHMLSPKLPPNVDAVGVYIYEGYNKGSHIISSLMRA, via the coding sequence ATGACTGCAGAATCAAAGATTGTAAGCTCTGACCGCCGTTATTTGGACAAGCATGATAACCTATTGAATACTAGGACAGAGCTTGCCGTGGCACAAATGTTGGAATTTCTAGGTCACAAATATGAATATGGTCATAAAGAAAATATTGATGGGACAGAGTTTATCGTTGATTTTAAAACAGAAAAGGGATTAATCGAAGTAATAGATGGTAATGCAGACATTGAAAAATACAAAAAGATCAAAGAGACATGCCCTGGAGTAAAAATTATGGGAATTGGACATCCAAAATATGCCTCACAGCTAAAAGAGCTAGATGATGTTGTGTTTTACGATCAAAAACACCAACAGACAGGTTCAATATTCTTGGAAGATCAGTCTTTTACATTTGATTATTCGCACATACTTCCACTAGTGGAAAAATGCTCTATACTGCATGGACATACATCAGCGGTAATGGTAGAGCTTGCAGGAGAGATGAAAAATAATCTATTACTAGATTTTGACGAAGCAAAACGCATCATAAAGGATGTAATGCATGTATTTGATCATAAATTCTTTATAAATAAAAAATATGTACAAAATGAGACAGATGATATGTATGAAATAAAATTTGATGGTCCAAAAGGATCATTTGATCTAAAGATACCAAAACATAATACATATATTCTAAATGGCGAGGCCACTGTAGAAAACCTCTCTACTGAAATAATACACATGCTAAGTCCAAAATTACCTCCAAATGTAGATGCAGTTGGCGTATACATTTATGAAGGATATAACAAAGGTTCTCATATAATATCCAGCCTCATGCGTGCCTAG